TTTTAGTTTATTGCATATACTACAGATTGCAAATGAAGGAAACTCATTTCTTTACATTGCAAAGACATATAGAAACCTGGAAACATTAGAAATTAAATTACTTAACACAGTGCATAAAGAAACGAGGGTCTTAACTTCATAAAAATACTGATATTTGATCAAATTTGCTCTTGTATGATTTTGTATGCTAAACATGAAGTGAGTTGGGTTTGGGGATGGGGTCGGGTTGTTGGTATGATGTTGCAAGTAACTAACACTTTAATCAGGCTGAAACCAGGTAATGCTGCCAAAAAACCAAACAAGGCAATTCCCTAAAAACATGCAGGAGAATGACACCTTTATTAAAACACACAAAGAATTACTGTGATACTTTATTTAGAAACTTTGAATTAAAACTCTGGCAAGAGCCAGATCAAGAACattaaaaaaaggagaaaaactCTGATTTCCTGTACATCAATACCAAAAGTATTGAATtgaatatgtatacatattcaCCAGTGTTACAATGTCTTGAAATTGGATTTACGTTAGATTTGTTcgataaatatcaatttataaatGAAGTTATTGATCAATAGTGCTAGTAATTTGAAggatgttttttttgtttaaacactttgagaatgaaaatgtttgtaattATGCAAAAGATGTACAAAATCCCTGTGTGTAAATATTGCACATCTTAACGTGAAGGAGAGCTAAAGTTGTCCCTGTAAGTATTCTTCATGattcagaaaataaattgtCTAATGAGTGTTTTGTAACTCATTTGAAGATGTTTTTGAGTTGATAACCCTTGTCTTGAGCGTTAATAACgcatttttgtttttctcaTTACACAAAATACTTATTTAGTCACGAAAAACCTTAAAATATTTCAGACACAAGCCCAGTATTTCTCGTGTTTTGTTTGCCTGTTAATCTTTCTACAAGATTGTATTACGGAAGACTCTACTGAGCGAATAGCATTTTCTCTATAGTCTTTCTGCGTTTTGAAATTTGAGCAAAAGGAGAAGAGCGTACAATGCCTGTCGAATAGCCTataccttgaaaatttaaacGACTTATGTACATCtcttatataaaacaaatcgtATATTTTAATATGTGCATCAGGACATGTAATACTATAATATAGAACTTCATTATCTGATCATTAACAAACATacatttatgttaatttttttttttacaccacAACGTGATTTCAAACAATCTCTGACTGTGCTAGCACTGTTGTTTATTCGACTTTATTTGGACTTGACAAGAACCTTGTGTTTcgttttttctctttttgttaTTTggcagttttaaaatattatccaaaataaatcatttttttaaggttAACCTAAAAGGAAGCCAACAGTACAGTTACTGACTACAGTAACTACATGTACGATtcgagccccccccccccatccgaGGGGCACTGTCTACTATCCTCCACCTATCACACTGAGTTATATTGACACATAATAATCCCTGTGAAGAACTTTGATAGCTTGACAatcaaaaataaagttttaagttttggtgaaaaattacatataatgggtctagactccactttaataaatcattataaaaaagaGTAAAAACGTATCCTTTTATGAAAAGTATTTCTAGGATGGAGTTTAGGCCCATTCATACCAAAAATGTACAGCATAGCACAGTAAAGGCTGAAGAtttattttagcataaaacgtcATGTGGTCTAATTTGGAAACCTATACCTCTTGTGTTTACAGAATGAAAGCACGTTATTGATTTGCATAgttaaatttataatataaacaatgtatacaaGCCAAAAATTAATATCTCAGCAACGTTTGATCAAGTTcttttttattgatcaaaaattAGTGAAAGATATCGCCTTGTACGCCCTTGACCTTTTAAAGCTTTCCCATAAGTGTGGAGTGTTTGCTaaacagatataaaaaaatcctttttgttATATCATTTTTGTAAACACATCGTGTACTCAGTGTCGTCGTAAAGAATAACTAAGTATGTGTGAAACTGTCATTTAttacttaaaatgaaataaaattagcaaagtatatataatcaacattaatgaggatataaaataaaaatacatgtacaaactgaCGTACATAGACCACAGAAGATGGTAAGCATTATATCCCCTAATCaaaatacaacaattaaaaaaaacctgtattttCTAATAAACTATGCGTCAAGGTAGATGGTGAGAGAATAAAAATTAACACCTATCGAGTCATTACTGCAAGAAGCACGCCAACATACGCCCTCTACTTACAGAAAATCATATAAATCTCCCTCCCACTGCTTCGCTTAAAcatcaaaagaaagataactctaacaaGATTCACAGTTTGTCCTAGACACACTAAGCTATCTCCATCAGCATCGATAAACCTTTTGGTCTCCATCGTCCGGTGCTCCTAGATGTCCATTGACGTTAACGTTTTTGACTCATTTTTCAAACGTTGGTCGTCCATATTCGGTGATAAAATGGTAAATAGGGTATTGTGAGGTCATATGAAAAAGTGTGCATTTTTATGCGCTTAAACGGTACATTTGATTAATAAGGACAAATAAAGCAAAGAAATGACATGGCCCGTGAAGCATAATAAgtaagctgtatattttttatggtgcatttaaatcaaacaaatttttatacatattaattaGAAACTGCGTTTAAATCTGGAAAATGTCGCTGGTATCATGCAAAAAGTCTGCTATTAATCGAACTTGTCCACGAACTTCCAACAACACTCGTATATATGTGCTGATCTTTTAGACCCTCACTGTGAAGCCTACTTGACTTTGAGATCATTGGCAGCAGTCAGTTATTCAGGCTAGATAGTATTAtctttaccaaaaaatataCTTTCAAATCCTGAAATATTAATCTTCACCAAAAACTTCATCAATGATATCAGGATGTTCTTTCATTAAAACTTGTAATTTAATGACGTAATAGTTCCTTTTCAGTCGTAGGACATCGCCCTCTAGTCGGAGTTTCTGGACTTCTTCATGAAGCTTGTCTTGTTGTAAGAGGAATGTGTTCATTTCAGTTTCACGTAAAGCGTTTGTCTTTCCTTTCCATGATGTAGGTGACATGCTGCGATCTGAAAACGAATTATTCTTTTATGGCAAAAATCACTTTAgactacatattttttaattctcaaAATCACATTATACTTTGCTTTTGTGACTTGTTACTATGGTgagttaaatgttttaattgtttatattcatttacacaAATATTGATATAACGTAAGAAAATAAACACGGCGTTtgaaataagtattttaaatAGAGACATATGATAGAAACTCTAACGAAGTTTATCTCAAggtcatgtatttttaaaaaattattccattgttaaaaattgatacactttgttttaattgctttttttttattaaaacattatttattgagTTTATCAAATGAATATGCATTCACAATAAGTAAAAAAGATCAGGAAACAACCGATCATGCTTATATCAACCCCACTTtttatgattatacatgtattatccttcttttttaaaacattttgttttttatctaaTGCATAATACAATGGGTATGATATAAAAACATCATACCTTCATCTGAGTCAGAATCTCGTGATGATATTGTGGTCCCCGGGTCTGTCTTGGTAGCTGCCACTATAGGACCTATTGAAGAATGAATTGAATAGAAATAGTATTTTCTTGCcagaatcaaaacaaaacaatagtTACAAAATGTGAATTTATTTCTACATAGTGCCCAAAAAACTTTCATATGTGGTTTTCTTCAGTGTAATTGTAAAGCTAACTCGTTTCAAGTCCTGGAATACTAGGTATACTTTTATGATATCAATAGAATTAATGGCAATACTGTTTCAATCTCGTGCTGTACGAATTTTAAATTCTAGCTTTACAAATACGTAATCAATGATAAGGTatcattcatttgttttaaagtgtttaaaaacaTAGTTTTTTTCTGAACAGTTCTTAACATCGTCGCAAAAACGTCAAAATATGGTTGACTCTCTCGCGAGAAGAGTATATCGTTTAGTAtgcaaatatgcatgttatTAAAATTCGCGACTTCAGTGATACGCAATAATGTATTGAACGATAACTTTTTTTCGACTGACAAAACTAAAGCTCAAAGTATGAAAAGTGATGATtaaaaaatctgattttattatatatcacACTTTATCATCAATAGGTTTCTTTACAGTATTTAAACCAAATTTACCTTGAATATTAAATTCCTTTCTTATCTTTcccaattcattttttaattccaGTATGTATTTTCCAAACTTTTCTGTATCTGAAAGAATCAACACGAGCTTTGTACTTTCTTTGTGGGTCTGTATTTGTTGTGTTTGAACCTCCAGAGATGTATTTTGGTTCCAGGGAACAAACGACCATAGCACTTCCGCTGTTGGATTGGCCATGAAGGTTACCGTCAAATGAAGCAGATGGCCGACTCTGAATTCTTTGTCAGCCACACTGGAATGTCTTACTACAATAGGTGAacctaaaaaaattcaatgtaattatttatttacgaGAACTATCATCTTGATAATAAGATTAACgtaaattgtatcatatatttcaTGCACTTGTGTATAACAAAATCTTATCATCGAGAATCTTACATTTTATATTCGGCATGAAATTAAAACTACCAAATCCAACATCATTCACGGCCTCTACTCTGTATTCTCCCTGATCAAGACAAGACTCAATTGATACATTAAATGAAAGTTGTCCAGTCACGTGTGGTAGGAATGTCAAGGTTTTTGTTTCGTGGAATATCGTCATATTGGACGAAGGAGAACCGTCATCACTGAAGGTTAAATCCAACAGGTCTGGCGCAGTGattgttgtttgattttttgtagATGTAATCACAGGCTTATCTGAAAAATTCAAAGCATTTTAGTCGAAAATTATTAAAGTTTCTTTAAAGACtttttacacaataaaaatatatatgtacattttagcATCTATAAGTATTtactaaatattttgaaagagcACAAAAGATCTTAAGAACATTTTCAGGAAGTCAATACTTATTTCCATTTCATCATCTATTGAACAAAGAATGTTAAAGTAttgataaattataacaaattgaaTATATTGCCCAGTCTTTGTTTACTAAACAGTATTACtacatttcttaaatatttcaacaaGGCTTAATCCCCAATTTTTATCTATTCATCTTTATTATTTCACACGAATAAAATGTCTGCGAAATTGCGGAAGTAATCGCAACGTTAGCCAGTCTGGGTGGTTTTTTCTTATTAAACCGATCCCGTAATGCTACCTTGTTACGGCGGCAGATAACGTCCCATTTTGTCATTTTGGTTGTACCTGTACATTTGTTACAtctataatatgttttattattatacaattttacaatCCGGACCCGGGgacattttttatctttaacgTAGTTTTATAACTCATGTGCTTCTTTTggaaaatgtatgttttttttagtcAAAGATTGGCACCGACCTTGTGGTATTACTGGATAATATTTTTATCCCTAGTCTATTCTATTGATTGTATATACCTTCattgtaataatttatttaaatgtgCCTTCAATAAACGATCATTCATATTCCTGATACCCACGAGTTACATGTACTGTTATGATTTCAAAGGAGGGGTCAAacataaaagaattttattgtaAGCGTTTATATTCTTTCTTCTAACCGGTCATTTTACGTCCATCGTCTGTAAACGTTGTTTATTATgcgtgtataactatctgaattcattataattaatttaaatgagtttCAATCGAATGTATCTAGTGAAACATACTTTATTATGTGTATTACTATAAAGTAAAAGCGTACTTAACAAAATACTGAGGAGAGTACTTAGTGGATTCAAACACATGtaagaacaaacaaaatagataaaacaatgaatttttaaaaagcgatACTGTATCACACATACACTTTATCTTGATATTTTGGATATTCGATGAATTCCTGTAGGCATTCATTAAAGAATTCTTAGCCGCACAAGTGTATCGACCAGACATGTTTCTGTGTACCAGCTCTTTGATGTATCTTTTATTCAGCAACTTTTCGGTCTGGTAAAACAGATATGTGCACATCGGTTGACAGTCAGCATCACACGAAATCGTTAACCTATCTTGTCCTTCTATCAAGTGTTCATATGAACTCCAGTAATGTATTCTCACATATTTTGGATCATctattaaaaaaggaaaatatttcaatgtacaataattaactcaaattaaaatagacaatcatttttttatagCATTATCTCTGTTTAGGtcaaaatgtttagaaaatgcCAGCATTATACTGTGTAATATCATTACTTACACTGTACAGTCATAGTGTAGTATCCAGACTTTTCTCCAAAATAGTCAGTAACTTGACATTGGTATCTCCCACTGTCTTCTTTAGACAGTCTATGAAACTCCAGAACTTTTGTTCTCTGATTAACTGATCTCCCATCATGATACCAACTGTAAGACTGACATCCATGGTAACACCTAGCGACACAAGTTAGTGTAAAGGTACTATTTTCTATCGCAGGTAAAGACGGTATAATTGTTACATTGTCTGGCCCATCTACAAATATagttatgatttatttgatattaaataatcaCATGTCTTCACATTAAATCGACAATACTTATAAAATATGTGCTAATTTGTTTACGTCGAACAAATTATTTGAAgcatttgaacatatttaactCCTTATTAGAATGATAGGAAAGGAATGAATGAGCTTATAAATATGCCTTCAAGTTATTCTGAATGAACAggaatatcaaaataatctttgagaaatatatactgtatgtatACGAGGAAATAGtagcccctttcgccctcgttgtgagcgggcaaattcaagactgatcaaattcaaatgaattttcaaactgttttaaattGAAAGAGGATACTAGTATACTTCTAACTGTGCCCGGGCAAATCCAAGACGGAGAGAAAACATTCGCAAGTGTAGAAGAGCAAAAATAGCTGTAAAAAACAGCGATTTTTAATATGTTAATGATAGATAAGTGGCTATTCCTACCTTTAACTTTGACGGTTATCCATCTGCTGTAATTGCGATATGGTTCAATAGCATTAGATGCAAGACATTGAAATCTGGAAGAACCGCTGTAGTAGTAAGATCTTGTGGCAAACAAGCTGTTTCCTGCTGTGTACCAGTATCGATATCCTTCTCTGTACCACGTGTAGGTACACTCTGGTACACAGTCCGCCTCACAGGTGATGTCGTGTAAAGGTTTCCCACCTCGCTTTGTGTAGAAAGTGTCGTTACCTGGGGTAATTGTGACGTCTCCTGGAGGGTCTGAAAGAAGTCAAATGCTTATTTAATATAAGAAAGATGACACAATGATACTATTACTTGGTCATGTCAaatcttttatattaaaaattcatcaatgttttataaaaaattattgtaagatgccatcaaaatatttttataatactgTCGCCTTGATCGTATTTACTATAAGCCCgttattcaataaaattgtttacttcTGGTCACTCGACTATTTGATAAAATTGCCGAGCcaatttttaattgatgtaATAAATTTTCGAATAAGGAATGCACGGTTCAAACCCTGCGAACGTGTTcggaatggttttttttatcgttgTTAAGTCTATTAAATCAAGAGGTATTCGAGTGAAAGTTTACTTGACTTGTGCAAAGTCCAAGATTTGTGCAGTTCTTGTGTTCCAATCGGAAGTATCAGCgtataatattctcaaaataacTAGAAAAGTGATCGTTTTTCATGTTTGATTTATCTTCCAGTTATTTGTACTGTGTTGATATTCTGAGCAAAGTTGTAATTTCTGATCATCCACTCTACCCGTGATAAGAGAAGATACACATTGGcttattagttttgtttatgCTTTTGATGAGCAATACCATGCTTTTTGGACAATAGGTgatatttttctgactttttgaatgattttgatattttacatgccagCAAAAAGTCAGAACCGGCGCCATTAATGTTAAATAACACAAGCCCTATAATCGATACCGATGCACCGACAACTTCTACTAAACGAATAATATACCGAAAATCTATTTAATAACTCACACTAAATAATGCTAAATTACCAACGCCCTGATTTAAAtcttatgaattttatttttaaggagaacaaaaatcaaacaagagatgtttgtgaaacatttaTGCCCTCTCCCTTGGAAATATCCACgtagaatttttctaagtcaaaggggtataactctgtcgaaaattgcttaaTTGTAaccaaaatcgaacttgacctagacattattatgataaatcagtAAACTAAATCTCATTTCAAGATGTGCAACCTCTGTAatgaaaatgaacggaaactattGGTGGACCGACCTACCCACGGACCGATCAACCgacatacagacagacagacggacagcagcaaagcaatatgccctcccttcttcgaaagggggggggggcataacaATTAACAAATTTGTCACCAGTTATAAAAGTAGGTACAGAATTCAGTACATCATTCAACAACATGTCTCAACACAGCACAGACAAGCTCCCAACTCTCGGGCTGAAGCGCAAGCTAAAGAAAGTTTCAAGCAATTACCAAGCACGAAGTATtgttttgaaagtggggggggggggggcagacgcatccaaaaaaaatcttgacaacaagcaaaaaaaaaaaaaagaaggaaattttgaattttctaaaatcttcaaaatcttaatccgtgggaggggggggggtagtttatctgtaacttcaatttttcattcctaattttcttattttcataccagttttttacatactcccaaagaagtggggggggggcaactccatgtaaattctattttttatacgtaaatttaaaaaaattagttgctgcgaaAAAAGGCCCCCCCCccttgatgctacgtgcctgattacCGATGTCGAAAAACGCATAGAAAGTAAAGCGGCCATTGCCATGAAATACGGGATCCCCCAACTGCTGGGTGGCTGTCTCGCTTCAAGGAGCTTCACAGCATCACCTTTAAACGTGACTGTGGGGAATCGGAAAGCTTTGCTGGGTTTTTTCTCCTTAAGATATGAACATAGTGTGTATTCTGTTTAATTTATGCGAAAATGTGTTCGTTTtgcttataaatatataaacattattaaatttttatgcgACCCCCCACCCATTCGCCAATAAAAATGTGGAAATCGCAGTATAGGGTTGATCGGCAAAAAGAAGTTAATGCATCAACAGCAGAAATGAATGATTTCCTATTGTTACAGCTATAAccttttaatctttattttttgttctcgTACAGTAAAATAGAGACAGTTTCAAATCACTAAACGTCTAAATTTCATATTCGATCACAAGTAACCCGAATCCCGTACTATTTGGATGAACGTTTTTTGAGTTTCATTTGCCGCGCACATTTACCCACCCCTAAAAAACCCCGTAAATCAATATAGAATCACAAATAACTTACATTGAATGGTGAGATTTACTGGATTAGACTCTACTTTCCCTTCCACTCCGCTAGCTTCACAGTGATATCCTAGACATTCTCCTGTCCCGCCTTATATCGATAACTGGATTATCCCTCAAGAGTGGTCGCTTCTCTTTATACCAAGCTATTTTACATGCAGGGTTACAGCTTGACGAGCAATTCAGAAGAATTGTCATGGAAGTGTCTTCTTTCTCGAATATGTCACCAGAAACGAGATGCTTTTTTCTCAAAACACTTGCAGTTTTTGGTCCATCTTCAAGGTAAAGAACTTGTGACAATAACGTCACGGTATTTTTAAGTTCATTCATATATAAACGCCTcactataaataaatacatgtatctttcacATGATGCAGTACATATGCGAAGGGTGTTGCTTTTTTGTAATAAGGACTTCAGTGGTATTGGTTTTCCGACCCACCTAATAAAATATCCGAAAAATTCTTAATCATTGCACAAAACGAACAGTGAATTTTTCCgcacatgtacaagtacatgtataaataaccATTGTTATAATATGCATGTACTTGGGAGTCTGAGATCAGTCCCTGCAAGCCCGCGGTGTCCATCCTCAAATGTAACTTAAGTTTCAATCGTTTTAGATATAGTCCACCCAAAGTTTACACTAAAAAGTACAAAGAGTTATCAGTGAATgatgtaaaattatttaatgatagTATCCTGAATGAAAGCTGagataaattcataataataataataataataatttaataaagccAAACAGTTCTTGTAAAAGCAGATTTTGAAAGTCAAAGAAATGTTTGCATTCATTTATTAAAGGTCTGAATTTAATTAGACTGCATATCAGTTTCtgcataaaaatacatgtaacgtGTAAAAACAAAGGCGATATATGCTTTAATAGATATACTAATTATCTGGACCATAATTACCTACGTGCGATAAAGGAAGAATTCTTCGTTAATTCATTGAtggatagaaataaaaaaaagttaattaataaaatatcattgtgatagcatgatggataaatccttatcattttttttttatgaatcggTAAAACGTCACTTAAGGTAGTCCATCTATAACtatcatataattttatatcttataaattgCAAGTTTAATTACTAGAATCTTAGTGTGGTTTTATGTGGTTTATTTGATAATAAagattcaaattttgaatattaaaaaattaatcccATCTTGAAGTTTACATTAAAGTCTatgggaaaaatgcatttttaaatatatctttatagtACAAACAATTTTCTCACAAATCTCTTAATgaaaagttgcaaaagctttctTGTTCTTtgataatgctaaaaaaaattcattttttaccatacatatatttaataattgaatttttaaaaaactttgcaAGGGGcagaaaactctttaaaaagttccagtgcaaaaagttcatttaatcgACTCCATACATATTCCCGAATTTGGTTTATGTCGGCCtcataataattttgaaatagatattcaatatagttcatataaaccaaaattgttaaattcacttCAGTTATCGATGGACTACCTTAAGATTAATGGACTTCTTCACTTGTTAGGGTGACAATGAATGCCATCAATACTGGAATTGTTAGATTTAATCTATGTTGATAACACATACAATGTTTCACTTTGTTATTCGACATGCTGAGAatgatttaaattcatttttatgcgTGGTTTTTAGAGTTTTTAATTCTATTTCATAATCCTAGCGTAATTGATTGAtgataatttatgcaaattatcgcgtgtatagctttaaaagtATGACCCTTACAAATAATCGTCAAATGATGCCATGTCATATACGAGTGAATCCTATACACTCATGACTGTCAAGATGTATGAGCAGCTATTGAAATCTTTTGCAAGAAAGGGATAAAATATAACGGTGAACATTAAACACGTATATCAAATAGTTTCACAATTGAAATATGCCTATCTAGTGTAGAGTAAACGATTAGACTGATAAGAGTTGTGTTCTTCAGCCAATGTCCCCTCTTCACATTCGAGCACATTTGGATGATCCTTGTACCTCCCAACAGAACCAGTTTTAATACAGAATTCAACACGAAAACCATGGTATGGAATTGCTTTTATACAGTTATATTTACACATATCGGATATGATTTtatctatttcttacggaaacttatatttaattcatagctcCATAGAAACATccggactgaaatctacacgcccctttcatcaattggtcgaaacctacagcgacctaagaaaatcacggactgcacgaaataatcataatGATGTTAGGCTCATACACACAAGAGACGATTCCCATAGGAATGACGTAACATATATACCTTAaaagtaatttagtgaattttacttactttttacaatcaatttgtcaatttgttagaagaaagatgtaaatataaacagtaaaatgctttctttgatgattcatgcgggttatgtatattttctgcattGTCGCCACCTTTAtttcccgcatgaatcaccaaagaaagcagttcattgtttaaatattgaccATATACCTGTGCATATTTTAGGACGGACATGACAGTACGATTGACCATCATGTATCTAAAAAGAGATTTTGGGAGCACTCAGATTAATTGTACTCAATTTCACACAAACATTTTAAGTAAAAGACAAGATATTAGTACTAATGAGGATAAATTGACTATAAGTTAATTTAGTATTTGTATGGTACTTAAagatatttgtttatttcatattttcattcaaCGGTGGCCATGACAGataataaaattcattgtttCTAAGAAGTGTCATTTTCTGGAATATAAAATCtctttaagatttaaaaaaacaaacatctgACGATATCTTTGGCGAGAAATTTTGACAAATGCATGAATGTTATCTCtgtgattttataaataatcaaCAAACAATCTTTCAATATGCAGTTTAATATTCCTAACTGAAAATACTGCGCCATTTTTAGTCAGTTAAATATCTAAGACACTACATATATACTAacattcaattaattttaattgaaacttGATCAGGATCTCTTTGAGATATATATAAAACTCCTCTACTCTTACATTTTACTGAGGAAAAATGACGGATTAGTATTTAGAGGTCTGCAAAACCATTAACGTGTTCACTGCTTTGTACCCAAAGCCACCTACATTGTATATCTGAGAAAATAAAATCGCGCTACCCCACCCtccctttttctaaaatatcGGACCAGCCTCTGatagaatatttcatttttacacGTAGCACAAGTTGCCACGTTTATTTGCAAAACCTAATCATTAAACGTGATTTTGCCTTTGTTGCTTAGTTGCCAGAGACAATGTTCTCACCTAAAAGAAAACATGCTAGTTTGTAACAGATCATGTTCTGaaacctttttttatttcaatttcttcataaataaagtgaaaatatccaatcaacatttacaaaaCATGCCAAAGTGTAGGTCACATTTACTTTGTATaggaaatttcatttataaagccCTTACAATCGGAATGGTTTGAACTACGTATACATTGTGCCATTTGCTGATTTAAATTGTTATTACTATAAAAATATAGGGAGATATCATATCTGTGTGAAGTTTTATAAAACAGTCATTAATACAATATTTCAGTAACCTGTATGTCATACGGAAAGACTGTCCATTCTTGCCTGTATTTTTGTCTGTATTGTGTATCAATTAGTTTGCTATAAGACGCATTGtcataaagaaattgaaattaaaaattgtaaaaaaaaaaaaagaaaaaagaatttcattaaaaaaaattgcaattcatTTTACGAAAAAATTATCTGTTTGGAATGTTCTCTCGTTTGACTACAAACTAGGAATTCGTCTACATCCGTATTTAacgatctccgatc
The nucleotide sequence above comes from Magallana gigas chromosome 2, xbMagGiga1.1, whole genome shotgun sequence. Encoded proteins:
- the LOC105341985 gene encoding hemicentin-1-like — encoded protein: MVGTRVSENNFKLIIYHGPKVASVVRNYQTISGDMIEKEDTSMTIPLNCSSSCNPPCEVAWYKDGQLESRGNPVIKITRDRRMSGVYQCEASGVEGKVKSALVHVTIQYPPGDVTITPGNDTFYTKRGGRPLHNITCEADCVPECTYWWYREGDSRALSYSGNSLFATRSYYGLGSSRFRCLASNAIEPYTNYSRWITVKVKDGPDNVTIIPSLPAIENSTFTLTCVARCYHGCQSYSWYHDGRSVNQRTKVLEFHRLSKEDSGRYQCQVTDYFGEKSGYYTMTVQYDPKYVRIHYWSSYEHLIEGQDRLTISCDADCQPMCTYLFYQTEKLLNKRYIKELVHRNMSGRYTCAAKNSLMNAYRNSSNIQNIKIKYKPVITSTKNQTTITAPDLLDLTFSDDGSPSSNMTIFHETKTLTFLPHVTGQLSFNVSIESCLDQGEYRVEAVNDVGFGSFNFMPNIKCSPIVVRHSSVADKEFRVGHLLHLTVTFMANPTAEVLWSFVPWNQNTSLEVQTQQIQTHKESTKLVLILSDTEKFGKYILELKNELGKIRKEFNIQGPIVAATKTDPGTTISSRDSDSDEDRSMSPTSWKGKTNALRETEMNTFLLQQDKLHEEVQKLRLEGDVLRLKRNYYVIKLQVLMKEHPDIIDEVFGED